From Trueperella pecoris, a single genomic window includes:
- a CDS encoding MIP/aquaporin family protein gives MSLGEIFVSEFIGTMFLIILGVGVVANNLLTKNKGRGTGWLMINFGWGLAVFIGVYAAYRTGGHLNPAVTLGVLAAGAEEYVPGVAVNFANTMVYIVAQFAGAFVGAVVAWLSYKQHYDAHENKAEILGTFATGPEIRNPLWNTLTEAVGTFVLVAWVLYNGGIPTAVGPLAVALVIVAIGASLGGPTGYAINPARDLGPRIAHAILPIKGKGGSDWGYSWVPVVGPTIGGVLAGLVFGPNMLNILGM, from the coding sequence ATGTCACTTGGAGAAATCTTTGTATCCGAGTTCATCGGAACAATGTTCCTCATCATCTTGGGTGTTGGCGTCGTGGCCAACAACCTGCTGACGAAGAACAAGGGCCGCGGAACCGGCTGGCTGATGATCAACTTTGGATGGGGTCTTGCAGTCTTTATCGGCGTCTACGCCGCCTACCGGACCGGCGGTCACCTCAACCCGGCGGTGACCCTCGGTGTCCTTGCTGCAGGTGCCGAGGAGTACGTCCCCGGCGTTGCAGTGAACTTCGCCAACACAATGGTCTACATTGTGGCCCAGTTTGCCGGCGCGTTCGTCGGCGCAGTGGTGGCCTGGCTTTCCTACAAGCAGCACTACGATGCACACGAGAACAAGGCCGAGATTCTCGGCACCTTCGCCACCGGCCCGGAAATCCGCAACCCACTGTGGAACACCCTCACTGAGGCCGTCGGCACCTTCGTGCTCGTCGCCTGGGTTCTCTACAATGGCGGCATCCCGACCGCCGTCGGCCCGCTCGCCGTTGCCCTCGTGATCGTCGCAATCGGCGCCTCCCTCGGCGGCCCGACCGGGTACGCAATCAACCCCGCCCGTGACCTCGGACCGCGTATCGCTCACGCCATCCTGCCAATCAAGGGCAAGGGTGGCTCCGACTGGGGCTACTCCTGGGTTCCGGTTGTCGGCCCGACCATCGGCGGCGTTCTCGCAGGTCTGGTCTTCGGCCCGAACATGCTCAACATCCTCGGCATGTAG
- the glpK gene encoding glycerol kinase GlpK, which produces MTEKKYVMAIDQGTTSSRAIIFDHSGNIVSVGQKEHEQILPKAGWVEHNPIEIRDNIREVIGQALSKANINRHEIAAVGVTNQRETAVVWDKNTGEPIYNAIVWQDTRTDKIVRELAGDEGPDKYKEICGLGLATYFSGPKIKWILDNVEGAREKAEAGDLLFGNTDSWVIWNLTGGPNGGVHVTDVTNASRTMLMDVRELKWREDICADMTIPMSMLPEIKSSSEVYGYGSKNSLIIDTPISGDLGDQQAATFGQACFEKGMAKNTYGTGCFMLINTGTEAITSKNGLLTTVCYKIGDQDTVYALEGSIAVTGSLVQWLRDQLGIISSAPEIETLADTVEDNGGVYIVPAFSGLFAPYWKDDARGAIVGLTRYNNKGHLARAVLEATAFQTAEVLEAMNADSGVDLEELRVDGGMTANDALMQFQADILGVNVVKPVVAETTALGAAYAAGIAVGFWNGEQDVIDNWQEDKRWSPQMDDCERARQMRLWKKAVSRTFDWVDDDVRGE; this is translated from the coding sequence ATGACTGAGAAAAAGTACGTAATGGCGATCGACCAGGGAACAACGTCATCCCGTGCGATCATCTTCGACCACTCCGGCAACATCGTCTCGGTGGGTCAGAAGGAACATGAGCAGATCCTGCCCAAGGCTGGATGGGTTGAGCACAACCCGATCGAAATCCGTGACAACATTCGCGAGGTCATTGGCCAGGCGCTGTCCAAGGCAAACATCAACCGGCACGAGATCGCAGCGGTTGGCGTGACCAACCAGCGCGAGACCGCCGTCGTGTGGGATAAGAACACGGGCGAACCGATCTACAACGCCATCGTGTGGCAGGACACCCGTACGGACAAGATCGTCCGCGAGCTTGCTGGGGACGAGGGGCCGGACAAGTACAAGGAAATTTGCGGCCTTGGCTTGGCCACCTACTTCTCCGGCCCGAAGATCAAGTGGATCCTCGACAACGTCGAGGGCGCACGTGAGAAGGCTGAAGCCGGCGACCTCCTCTTCGGCAACACCGACTCCTGGGTGATCTGGAACCTCACCGGTGGCCCCAACGGCGGCGTCCACGTCACCGACGTCACGAACGCCTCCCGCACCATGCTGATGGACGTGCGCGAGCTGAAGTGGCGCGAGGACATCTGTGCGGACATGACCATTCCGATGTCGATGCTCCCCGAGATCAAGTCCTCCTCCGAGGTCTACGGCTACGGCTCGAAGAACTCCCTCATCATCGACACCCCGATCTCGGGCGACCTCGGCGATCAGCAGGCAGCGACCTTCGGCCAGGCCTGCTTCGAAAAGGGCATGGCTAAGAACACCTACGGCACCGGCTGCTTCATGCTCATCAACACGGGCACCGAGGCCATCACCTCCAAGAACGGCCTGCTGACCACGGTGTGCTACAAGATCGGCGACCAAGACACGGTCTACGCCCTTGAGGGCTCGATTGCCGTGACGGGCTCGCTCGTGCAGTGGCTGCGTGATCAGCTCGGCATCATCTCCTCCGCACCGGAGATTGAGACCCTGGCCGACACGGTTGAAGACAACGGCGGCGTCTACATCGTCCCGGCGTTCTCCGGCCTGTTCGCCCCGTACTGGAAGGACGACGCTCGCGGCGCGATCGTCGGACTGACCAGGTACAACAACAAGGGCCACCTGGCACGCGCGGTCCTCGAGGCCACCGCGTTCCAGACCGCCGAAGTTCTTGAGGCCATGAATGCCGATTCCGGCGTAGACCTCGAAGAGCTTCGCGTTGACGGCGGCATGACCGCCAATGACGCCCTCATGCAGTTCCAGGCCGACATCCTCGGTGTCAACGTGGTCAAGCCCGTCGTCGCCGAAACCACCGCGCTCGGCGCCGCATACGCGGCAGGCATCGCGGTCGGCTTCTGGAATGGCGAGCAGGACGTCATCGACAACTGGCAGGAGGACAAGCGCTGGTCGCCTCAGATGGACGACTGCGAGCGTGCCCGCCAGATGCGCCTGTGGAAGAAGGCCGTCTCCCGCACCTTCGATTGGGTGGACGATGACGTTCGCGGCGAGTAA
- a CDS encoding ATP-binding cassette domain-containing protein, translating into MKVELRDVTVFRGRKAVIDSVTVTLTEGLNLVAGENGAGKTTLLSALATLIPHRGQIIFDGTVVVRANLEAVRAQIGYLAQFPRFPKGFTVREALQYAAWLRMIPGAQTQAHIDRAVDMANISDLLDHHMGALSGGTARRVFLAMATLHRPKLLLLDEPTSGIDLRHQELLWQSLRSISRETMTIMTTHSVEEIVALNGALLVLRRGGCELHEERLSARQARDVLLGRSGTDEE; encoded by the coding sequence ATGAAAGTTGAGTTGCGCGACGTTACCGTTTTTCGAGGGAGAAAAGCGGTCATAGATTCTGTGACGGTCACGCTCACGGAAGGGCTAAATCTCGTTGCGGGAGAGAACGGAGCAGGTAAGACAACCCTGTTGAGTGCACTTGCCACCCTGATTCCGCATCGAGGTCAGATAATATTCGACGGCACGGTTGTGGTGCGCGCAAACCTCGAAGCCGTCCGAGCGCAGATCGGCTATTTGGCGCAGTTCCCTCGATTCCCGAAAGGCTTCACGGTGAGGGAAGCGCTCCAGTATGCGGCGTGGCTTCGTATGATTCCGGGCGCCCAAACTCAGGCTCATATCGACCGTGCGGTGGACATGGCCAACATTTCCGACCTGCTCGACCATCACATGGGTGCGCTCTCAGGCGGAACGGCGCGGAGGGTCTTCCTGGCGATGGCGACCCTCCACCGCCCCAAACTCTTACTTTTGGACGAGCCAACGTCGGGGATTGACCTGCGCCACCAAGAACTGCTCTGGCAATCCTTACGAAGTATCTCGCGAGAGACCATGACGATCATGACCACGCACTCGGTGGAGGAGATCGTTGCGCTCAACGGGGCGCTCCTCGTCCTTCGCCGTGGCGGATGCGAGCTCCATGAAGAGCGGCTCTCGGCACGCCAGGCGCGAGATGTACTCCTCGGCAGGTCGGGCACAGATGAGGAGTAA
- a CDS encoding anaerobic glycerol-3-phosphate dehydrogenase subunit C, giving the protein MTTVVNPLEHAKASLARASLDACVKCTICESQCPVVRSTPLFSGPKFVGPQAERFRNGASVDKSLDYCSGCSICTTVCPQGVKIAEINAQARAVMKADHMPLRDRLITQTELEGKLMTPFAPIANVAMKTKPIRVIVEKVVGVHRDAPVPEAQTSTFMSWFKKHEKERTGPFPKGPIVFFHGCAGGYFEVSTSKATVEVLEKLGYEVLVPKQGCCGLAQQSNGLFGGATKKVRQLCDQLNSAGKDLTIVSSSGSCAGMLRHEAHEIMGLDDPTLLDVGSRTVETSEFILELMDNGEFPFEELKPWDITIPYHQPCQVKSQGIGKPAIRMMEAVPGVKVVESGEACCGIAGTYGLKKEKFEVAQAVGKPLFDMVKRTNPKLAACETETCRWQIRKGTGATVVHPIEIIHRALGLA; this is encoded by the coding sequence ATGACTACCGTCGTCAATCCCCTCGAACACGCCAAGGCCTCCCTGGCCCGCGCCTCACTTGACGCGTGCGTCAAGTGCACGATCTGCGAGTCGCAATGCCCGGTGGTCCGCTCAACCCCGCTCTTCAGCGGCCCGAAGTTCGTCGGCCCCCAGGCCGAACGCTTCCGCAACGGCGCCAGCGTGGACAAGTCGCTCGACTACTGCTCCGGGTGCTCAATCTGCACCACGGTGTGCCCGCAGGGCGTGAAGATCGCGGAGATCAACGCCCAGGCACGTGCGGTCATGAAGGCCGACCATATGCCGTTGCGCGACCGCCTCATCACCCAGACCGAGCTTGAGGGCAAGCTCATGACGCCCTTCGCCCCCATCGCCAACGTGGCGATGAAGACCAAGCCGATCCGTGTGATTGTGGAAAAGGTCGTCGGCGTTCACCGCGACGCCCCCGTCCCCGAGGCCCAGACCTCCACCTTCATGAGCTGGTTTAAGAAGCACGAAAAGGAACGCACCGGCCCCTTCCCCAAGGGCCCGATCGTGTTCTTCCACGGCTGCGCCGGCGGCTACTTCGAGGTCTCCACGTCCAAGGCCACGGTCGAGGTGCTCGAAAAGCTCGGCTACGAGGTGCTCGTGCCCAAGCAGGGATGTTGCGGCCTCGCCCAGCAGTCCAACGGCCTGTTCGGCGGCGCCACCAAGAAGGTCCGCCAGCTGTGCGACCAGCTCAACTCCGCCGGCAAGGATCTCACGATCGTTTCGTCGTCGGGCTCGTGTGCCGGCATGCTGCGCCACGAGGCCCACGAGATCATGGGCCTCGACGATCCCACGTTGCTCGACGTCGGCTCGCGCACGGTTGAGACTTCCGAGTTCATCCTCGAACTCATGGACAACGGGGAGTTCCCCTTCGAGGAGCTCAAGCCGTGGGATATTACCATCCCCTACCACCAGCCGTGCCAGGTCAAGAGCCAGGGCATCGGCAAGCCAGCCATCCGAATGATGGAGGCGGTTCCCGGCGTCAAGGTGGTCGAGTCCGGCGAGGCCTGCTGTGGCATCGCGGGTACCTACGGTCTGAAGAAGGAAAAGTTCGAGGTCGCCCAGGCTGTGGGCAAGCCGCTGTTCGACATGGTCAAGCGCACCAATCCCAAACTGGCTGCCTGTGAGACCGAGACCTGCCGCTGGCAGATCCGCAAGGGCACCGGCGCCACGGTGGTTCATCCGATCGAGATTATCCATCGCGCGCTCGGGCTGGCCTAG
- the glpB gene encoding glycerol-3-phosphate dehydrogenase subunit GlpB gives MRIIVIGTGLAGLTSALKLREAGHHVDIVTKGWGGLLLSSGTLSVYGWRKDGRPISEPYAAIDELVDAEPTHPYAAIGTDAVREGVDWLRSTTGLFAEADDHNVLIPTAIGAVRPTLAVQNTMVPALVEDAKKFLVVGIRQFRDFPAAFIADNLARTPLAKIEARSVTISVAPRKPEADSTGTTFARAFDGTAGLDGPATRDALVHELRAHVKDDETVLLPAILGFSPDAYAEISAELGVPVGEVPVPPPSIPGRRINDLLIQRCRDKRVDISLNAEVVGFEAEGKHVTALKVQRAGRVTTDKVDAVVYAGGGLESGAIHRDSYGEIRERVFDLPLAFLDAEDPETTGVTGNVVVDGKDIFGSGVSVNADMLALDGSEPAYDNLYCVGSLIGGARPWSEKSGEGIALGSAIAATRAILRKKD, from the coding sequence ATGCGCATCATTGTGATTGGCACCGGCCTTGCTGGGCTGACGAGCGCCTTGAAACTACGCGAAGCCGGCCACCACGTCGACATCGTGACCAAGGGCTGGGGCGGGTTGCTCCTGTCCTCCGGCACGCTCAGCGTCTACGGGTGGCGCAAGGATGGCCGCCCGATTTCCGAGCCGTACGCGGCCATCGACGAGCTGGTCGACGCCGAGCCGACCCACCCCTATGCGGCCATCGGCACGGACGCCGTCCGCGAGGGCGTCGACTGGCTACGCTCCACCACCGGGCTGTTCGCCGAGGCGGACGACCACAACGTCCTCATCCCGACGGCGATCGGCGCGGTTCGCCCCACCCTTGCGGTGCAGAACACCATGGTTCCCGCCCTTGTGGAGGACGCAAAGAAGTTCCTCGTGGTGGGCATCCGCCAGTTCCGGGACTTCCCGGCGGCCTTCATCGCAGACAACCTGGCCCGCACGCCGCTGGCCAAGATCGAGGCCCGTTCGGTCACGATCTCGGTAGCTCCGCGCAAGCCGGAGGCTGACTCCACGGGCACGACATTCGCCCGCGCTTTCGACGGGACGGCCGGACTCGACGGCCCCGCCACCCGCGACGCCTTGGTCCACGAGCTACGCGCCCATGTCAAGGACGACGAGACGGTCCTCCTGCCGGCGATCCTGGGCTTCTCCCCCGACGCCTACGCGGAGATCTCCGCCGAACTCGGCGTCCCCGTGGGAGAGGTGCCGGTGCCGCCGCCGTCGATTCCCGGCCGCCGCATCAACGACCTCCTCATTCAGCGTTGCCGCGACAAGAGGGTGGACATCTCACTCAACGCCGAGGTCGTCGGCTTCGAGGCCGAGGGCAAGCACGTCACTGCCCTCAAGGTCCAGCGCGCCGGCCGCGTCACCACCGACAAGGTCGACGCCGTCGTCTACGCCGGTGGCGGCCTCGAATCGGGAGCAATCCACCGCGATTCGTACGGCGAGATCCGCGAGCGCGTCTTCGACCTGCCGCTGGCGTTCCTCGACGCCGAGGACCCGGAGACGACCGGCGTGACCGGAAACGTCGTCGTCGACGGCAAGGACATCTTCGGAAGTGGCGTGAGCGTCAACGCGGACATGCTCGCCCTTGACGGGTCGGAGCCCGCCTACGACAACCTCTACTGCGTGGGGTCGCTCATCGGCGGCGCCCGTCCGTGGAGCGAGAAGTCCGGCGAGGGTATCGCGCTCGGAAGTGCCATCGCCGCCACCCGCGCTATCTTGAGGAAGAAGGACTAA
- a CDS encoding ATP-binding protein has product MSTPLSDDGLFDLPESARAPHARVILVMGASGSGKTRFTTRTGLPVVSLDEFYYDGDRPGMPMRHGMVDWDSPSTWDRQGAVDALVELCTKGTTTVPVYDIPTSKKVGERTLEMDGRRYVLAEGIFAPEIINDLKREGILADAMCIKRPRVQTFWFRLMRDLDEARKPLPNLLRRGIAHFFAEPAMYRRVEAKGARPVSYTEAQEALTQMLAALRWNE; this is encoded by the coding sequence ATGTCCACGCCCCTGTCTGATGATGGCCTTTTCGACCTGCCCGAGTCGGCGCGAGCACCGCACGCCCGCGTCATTTTGGTGATGGGCGCATCCGGCAGCGGCAAGACGCGCTTCACGACGCGCACAGGCCTCCCCGTCGTCTCGCTTGATGAGTTTTACTACGATGGCGATCGGCCCGGCATGCCGATGCGCCACGGCATGGTCGACTGGGATTCTCCATCCACATGGGATCGCCAAGGAGCAGTTGACGCACTCGTCGAGCTCTGCACCAAGGGAACCACGACGGTCCCGGTTTACGACATCCCCACCAGCAAGAAGGTCGGTGAACGGACTCTCGAGATGGATGGGCGCCGCTACGTGCTGGCCGAGGGAATTTTTGCCCCCGAAATCATCAACGACCTCAAACGAGAAGGCATCCTCGCTGACGCCATGTGCATCAAGCGCCCCCGCGTGCAGACCTTCTGGTTCCGCCTCATGCGTGACCTCGACGAGGCACGCAAGCCGCTACCGAACCTCCTGCGCCGCGGCATCGCCCATTTCTTCGCCGAGCCCGCAATGTATCGCCGCGTGGAGGCGAAGGGCGCCCGACCGGTCTCCTACACCGAAGCACAGGAAGCGCTGACTCAGATGCTGGCCGCCCTGCGCTGGAACGAGTAG
- the glpA gene encoding anaerobic glycerol-3-phosphate dehydrogenase subunit GlpA has translation MKTINTNVVVIGGGATGAGALRDLAMRGFDAVLVERADLAQGTSGRFHGLLHSGGRYVISDPHSATECAEENEILRRIHADSVEETGGLFVVGPNDDPEFSTRFLPAARETRVPAEELDVAEALRIEPRLNPGIQRAFRVRDGSIDGWGMVWGAVESAKAYGAQCLTYHRVTKIESENGQVSQVICTDEKTGEEVRINCRAAINCGGPWAGQIAKMAGCHGVDVVPGRGIMIAMNHRLVNHVVNRCIHPADGDIIVPAHTVSIIGTTDQKEDDPDFLVIRNSEVQQMLDSGEDLVPGFRKARAVHAWAGARPLVKDSRVDASDTRHMSRGMSIIDHSSRDGVKGFFTIAGGKLTTYRLMAKNIVDALLHQLGEYVECTTANEAVPSHATRTHRVSDRLHEAEVDRFEDPIICECELLPRSSIEKELDKQPAANLDDIRRRTRLGMGPCQGTFCGMRAAGIMHEVAAKSLDREANADRTSSMLRLFVKNRYSGLESLMYGEQLREAALNKWILAGNLDIDHLPAPSEEAVRATGDLELIHGRPATEVKESE, from the coding sequence ATGAAAACTATAAACACCAATGTTGTTGTTATAGGCGGAGGAGCGACGGGAGCAGGTGCTCTACGAGACCTTGCCATGCGTGGCTTCGACGCCGTCCTAGTAGAACGTGCCGACTTGGCGCAAGGGACCTCTGGACGTTTCCATGGGCTGCTCCATTCTGGCGGCCGTTACGTCATTTCGGATCCTCACTCGGCAACCGAGTGCGCCGAGGAGAACGAGATTCTCCGCCGCATTCACGCCGATTCCGTGGAGGAGACCGGCGGCCTGTTCGTCGTCGGGCCAAATGACGATCCGGAGTTCTCCACGCGATTCCTGCCCGCCGCCCGCGAGACCCGCGTGCCGGCCGAGGAGCTGGACGTAGCCGAGGCGTTGCGCATCGAACCCCGCCTAAATCCCGGCATCCAGCGCGCGTTCCGCGTGCGTGACGGTTCCATCGACGGTTGGGGCATGGTCTGGGGTGCGGTCGAGTCCGCCAAGGCCTACGGCGCCCAGTGCCTGACCTACCACCGCGTGACCAAGATTGAAAGCGAAAACGGTCAGGTCTCCCAGGTGATCTGCACGGACGAGAAGACGGGCGAGGAAGTCCGCATCAACTGCCGCGCAGCCATCAACTGCGGCGGCCCGTGGGCCGGCCAGATCGCCAAGATGGCCGGGTGCCACGGCGTCGACGTCGTGCCCGGGCGCGGCATCATGATCGCCATGAACCACCGCCTCGTCAACCACGTGGTCAACCGCTGTATCCACCCCGCCGACGGCGACATCATCGTCCCGGCACACACCGTCTCCATCATTGGCACCACCGATCAGAAGGAAGACGATCCGGACTTCCTCGTGATCCGCAACTCCGAGGTCCAGCAGATGCTGGATTCGGGCGAGGACCTCGTCCCGGGCTTCCGCAAGGCACGCGCGGTTCACGCGTGGGCCGGCGCCCGCCCGCTGGTCAAGGACTCCCGCGTCGATGCCTCCGACACCCGCCACATGTCCCGCGGCATGTCGATCATCGATCACTCCAGCCGCGACGGCGTCAAGGGCTTCTTCACCATCGCCGGCGGCAAGCTCACCACCTACCGTCTCATGGCGAAGAACATCGTCGACGCGCTGCTTCACCAGCTCGGCGAGTACGTCGAGTGCACGACGGCGAACGAGGCCGTTCCCTCGCACGCCACCCGCACTCACCGCGTCTCCGACCGCCTCCACGAGGCCGAAGTCGACCGCTTCGAGGATCCGATCATTTGCGAATGCGAGCTACTGCCCCGCTCGAGCATCGAAAAGGAGCTCGACAAGCAGCCCGCCGCCAACCTCGACGACATTCGCCGTCGCACCCGCCTCGGGATGGGCCCCTGCCAGGGAACCTTCTGTGGAATGCGTGCCGCGGGCATCATGCACGAGGTCGCCGCGAAGTCGCTTGATCGCGAGGCGAACGCCGACCGCACGTCGTCGATGTTGCGCCTGTTCGTCAAGAACCGCTACTCGGGCCTCGAGTCGCTCATGTACGGCGAGCAGTTGCGCGAGGCGGCCCTCAACAAGTGGATCCTTGCGGGCAACCTCGACATCGATCACCTGCCGGCGCCCTCGGAGGAGGCCGTACGAGCAACTGGCGACCTCGAACTCATCCACGGACGTCCCGCGACAGAAGTAAAGGAGAGCGAATAA
- a CDS encoding SMP-30/gluconolactonase/LRE family protein gives MFEQITEPAAYHGEGPCWSASWGGLRWVDMLAGDLLTLLPDGSIHRLPTGSPVAAFVRPRASGGFVVGLERGLGLADEPFGEVRHLPPMWDDADLRMNEGATDPWGNLYAGSMAYSRTPGAGSLFKVSPDLDVTTVLPRVSTSNGLDFSPDAHRAYYHDTATRSTDVFDVVDQELKNRRVFHEAIGTSPDGLTVDSAGNVWVALNKVGKVRLYSPDAEILSEWELPVRLVTAVTLGGPDGRDVFITTSRENLADPEPAAGAVFHGRAEVPGKPVVPFAG, from the coding sequence ATGTTCGAACAGATCACCGAACCCGCGGCCTATCACGGCGAGGGCCCATGCTGGTCCGCGAGCTGGGGTGGCCTGCGCTGGGTGGATATGCTGGCCGGAGACCTCCTGACCCTCCTTCCCGACGGCTCGATCCACCGCCTCCCCACCGGCTCACCGGTTGCGGCCTTCGTGCGCCCGCGCGCGAGCGGCGGTTTCGTCGTCGGACTTGAGCGCGGCCTGGGCCTGGCCGACGAGCCTTTCGGCGAGGTTCGCCATCTTCCGCCCATGTGGGACGACGCCGACCTGCGCATGAACGAAGGTGCCACCGACCCCTGGGGAAACCTCTACGCCGGCTCCATGGCCTATTCGCGCACGCCTGGAGCGGGATCCCTCTTCAAAGTTTCCCCAGACCTAGACGTCACAACGGTGTTGCCAAGGGTCTCGACGTCGAACGGCCTCGACTTCTCGCCCGACGCCCACCGCGCCTACTATCACGACACCGCCACGCGTAGCACGGACGTGTTCGACGTCGTGGATCAGGAGCTGAAGAATCGCCGCGTCTTCCACGAGGCGATCGGCACGAGTCCCGACGGGCTGACCGTGGACAGCGCGGGCAACGTGTGGGTGGCCCTCAACAAGGTGGGCAAGGTCCGCCTCTACTCCCCTGACGCCGAGATTCTTAGCGAGTGGGAGCTTCCCGTCCGCCTCGTCACCGCGGTAACGCTTGGCGGCCCCGACGGTCGCGATGTCTTCATCACCACCTCCCGCGAAAACCTCGCCGACCCGGAGCCGGCAGCCGGCGCGGTCTTCCACGGGCGCGCCGAGGTTCCCGGCAAGCCGGTCGTGCCGTTTGCAGGCTAA